One Paracoccaceae bacterium genomic region harbors:
- a CDS encoding ABC transporter permease subunit produces the protein MSQPNPVLRRLPLRWLGVAPFFAFAFLFLILPALYIVVGAFRAPDGSLTFDNVLGLNTRTIRNAYWVSIRVSFWSAILGCSIGFAMAAAVVFGGLPKAVRSPLLTFSGVASNFAGVPLAFAFIATIGPAGLITLWLRTEFGINLRAYGFNLFSSTGLIVTYLFFQVPLMILIITPALDGLKREWREAAEVLGATGPQYWRMVALPILFPSLLGTFALLFANSFGAVATAFALAGPQLNIAPILLFSQIRGDVLGSPGLGYALAFGMIVITGAANAIYIWLRARSERWLK, from the coding sequence ATGTCCCAGCCGAACCCTGTCCTGCGACGGCTGCCACTGCGCTGGCTTGGCGTTGCGCCCTTCTTCGCCTTTGCGTTCCTTTTCCTGATCCTTCCGGCGCTCTACATCGTCGTCGGTGCGTTCCGGGCCCCCGACGGCAGCCTGACCTTCGACAACGTGCTGGGCCTGAACACGCGCACCATCCGCAATGCCTACTGGGTTTCGATCCGGGTCAGCTTCTGGTCGGCGATACTCGGCTGTTCCATCGGCTTTGCGATGGCGGCGGCCGTGGTTTTCGGCGGCCTGCCAAAGGCCGTGCGCTCGCCCCTGCTGACATTCTCCGGCGTGGCCTCGAACTTTGCCGGCGTCCCGCTGGCCTTCGCCTTCATCGCCACCATCGGCCCGGCAGGGTTGATCACCCTGTGGCTGCGCACCGAGTTCGGCATCAACCTGCGCGCCTACGGCTTCAACCTGTTCTCCTCGACCGGGCTCATCGTCACCTACCTGTTCTTCCAGGTGCCCCTGATGATCCTGATCATCACGCCCGCGCTGGACGGACTGAAGCGGGAATGGCGCGAGGCCGCCGAGGTTCTGGGTGCCACCGGCCCGCAGTACTGGCGCATGGTTGCCCTGCCGATCCTGTTTCCGTCGCTTCTGGGTACCTTCGCGCTGCTGTTCGCCAATTCCTTCGGCGCGGTCGCCACTGCCTTTGCGCTTGCCGGACCGCAGCTGAACATCGCGCCGATCCTGCTGTTCAGCCAGATCCGGGGCGATGTGCTGGGCAGTCCCGGGCTCGGCTATGCGCTCGCCTTCGGGATGATCGTGATCACGGGCGCCGCGAACGCGATCTACATCTGGTTGCGCGCCCGGTCGGAACGGTGGCTGAAATGA
- a CDS encoding ABC transporter permease: MRTLAWAAFILGSMVFILPLFGMTEFSLSMRRGVYSLDAYASVLADPQFRATFMYSVVMALFTIAFGVLLVVPTAYWVRLRMPELRPVIEFITLLPLVIPAIVIVFGYIRLYNTSSFLPLTGSTTGTNILLMFGYATLALPYMYRAVDTGLRTIDVATLTEAAQSLGAGWGTILGRIILPNVLVAVLSGAFLTFAIVLGEFTMAALLNRPAFGPYLQIVGANKAYEPAALAVIAFGLTWACMALIQLVTRFQKHTRVAR; this comes from the coding sequence ATGCGCACTCTGGCCTGGGCGGCCTTCATCCTGGGTTCCATGGTCTTCATCCTGCCGCTGTTCGGGATGACCGAGTTCTCGCTGTCGATGCGGCGGGGCGTCTATTCCCTGGATGCCTATGCCTCGGTGCTGGCCGACCCGCAGTTCCGCGCGACCTTCATGTATTCGGTGGTCATGGCACTGTTCACCATCGCCTTCGGCGTGCTTCTGGTGGTGCCGACGGCCTATTGGGTGCGCCTGCGGATGCCCGAACTGCGGCCGGTGATCGAATTCATCACGCTTCTCCCGCTGGTCATCCCGGCGATCGTCATCGTCTTCGGATACATCCGGCTGTACAATACTTCGTCATTCCTGCCGCTGACCGGGTCGACCACGGGAACGAACATCCTGCTGATGTTCGGCTATGCCACGCTTGCCCTGCCCTACATGTACCGCGCGGTCGACACCGGGCTGCGCACCATCGACGTCGCCACTCTGACCGAGGCGGCGCAATCGCTCGGCGCGGGATGGGGCACGATCCTCGGCCGCATCATCCTGCCGAATGTCCTGGTTGCGGTGCTGTCCGGCGCCTTCCTGACCTTCGCCATCGTGCTGGGCGAATTCACCATGGCGGCGCTACTGAACCGGCCCGCCTTCGGCCCCTATCTTCAGATCGTGGGCGCGAACAAGGCCTATGAGCCGGCCGCCCTGGCGGTGATCGCCTTCGGGCTGACATGGGCCTGCATGGCGCTGATCCAGCTGGTGACTCGGTTCCAGAAACACACAAGGGTCGCCCGCTGA
- a CDS encoding ABC transporter ATP-binding protein, translating into MAYLDISHLEKSFGSARVVKDFTLPIAQGEFISLLGPSGCGKTTVLRMVAGFEAPSAGTIQIGGQDVTRLRPNQRNIGMVFQAYALFPNLTVAENVAFGLRVAGVARAERDTRVTEMLKLIGLPEMGGRYPFQLSGGQQQRVALARALAPRPKVLLLDEPLSALDAKVRVSLRTEIRTIQRELGITTVFVTHDQEEAMSISDRIVVMNGGIAEQVGTPFQVYNQPATRFVANFVGTLNTFEAVVEMPASGIVRLGGALMKLGQPIEAPKGATVSLALRPEALHLGQAEGREVTIPATVADVQFMGAVIRVRAEAAGSLVSLDTFNRADTPPPQPGSTVDVSLSARDFILLS; encoded by the coding sequence ATGGCCTATCTTGACATCTCGCACCTGGAAAAATCCTTCGGCAGCGCCCGCGTCGTGAAGGATTTCACCCTGCCCATCGCGCAGGGCGAGTTCATCTCGCTCCTCGGACCATCGGGCTGCGGCAAGACCACCGTGCTGCGCATGGTCGCGGGGTTCGAGGCTCCCTCGGCCGGGACCATCCAGATCGGCGGGCAGGACGTGACGCGGCTGCGCCCGAACCAGCGCAACATCGGCATGGTGTTCCAGGCCTATGCGCTGTTCCCGAACCTGACCGTGGCCGAGAACGTGGCCTTCGGGCTGCGCGTCGCGGGTGTGGCCCGGGCCGAACGCGACACGCGCGTGACCGAGATGCTGAAGCTGATCGGCCTGCCCGAGATGGGCGGACGATACCCGTTCCAGCTGTCCGGCGGGCAGCAGCAGCGCGTAGCACTGGCACGCGCACTTGCGCCGCGACCCAAGGTCCTGCTGCTGGACGAACCGCTGTCGGCGCTTGATGCCAAGGTGCGGGTATCGCTGCGCACGGAAATCCGGACGATCCAGCGCGAACTCGGGATCACGACCGTCTTCGTGACCCACGATCAGGAAGAGGCGATGTCGATTTCCGACCGCATCGTGGTGATGAACGGGGGCATCGCGGAACAGGTCGGCACGCCGTTCCAGGTCTACAACCAGCCGGCCACCCGCTTCGTGGCGAACTTCGTGGGCACGCTCAACACCTTCGAGGCCGTGGTCGAGATGCCCGCCAGCGGCATCGTCCGGCTGGGCGGGGCGCTGATGAAGCTCGGTCAACCGATCGAGGCGCCAAAGGGCGCCACCGTGTCGCTGGCACTGCGCCCCGAGGCCCTGCATCTGGGCCAGGCCGAAGGACGCGAGGTGACGATTCCCGCAACGGTTGCGGATGTGCAGTTCATGGGCGCGGTGATCCGCGTCAGGGCCGAGGCTGCGGGTTCGCTGGTATCGCTTGACACGTTCAACCGGGCCGACACGCCGCCACCCCAGCCCGGCAGCACGGTCGATGTGTCGCTGTCGGCGCGCGACTTCATCCTTCTGTCCTGA
- a CDS encoding DUF4445 domain-containing protein, which translates to MSDALVIFTPSGKRGRFPLGTPVLTAARQLGVDLDSVCGGRGICSKCQITPGYGEFPKHGVTVAADALTEWNAVEERYKSKRGLIDGRRLGCQARIAGDVVIDVPPESQLHKQVIRKAASDRVIAMDPATRLLYVEVAEPDMHEPSGDFERLAAALREQWKVDGVQIDLGLLRRLQPVLRKGNWSVTVALFRDHKGPPRILDLFPGFHEADLHGLAIDLGSTTIAAHLVSLTDGRVLASSGLMNPQIRFGEDLMSRVSYAMMNPGGDVEMTRAVRAALDQLAGALAQEAGISAASIYEAVIVCNPVMHHLLLGIDPVELGQAPFALATSGALSFAARDLDLSNVNPAARAYMLPCIAGHVGADAAAVALAEEPQNSDDLVLIVDVGTNAEILLGNRSRVLACSSPTGPAFEGAQISSGQRAAPGAIERLEIDPATKEPRFRIIGCDLWSDAPGFAAATASTGITGICGSGIIEAVAEMRMAGLVDAGGLIGSAEQVGSPRMIAEGRTHSYLIHDGSADGGPRITVTQGDIRAIQLAKSALYAGARLLMDEMGVDGVDRVVLAGAFGAHISPKHAMVLGMIPDARLDRVTSAGNAAGTGARIALCNVAARAGIEATVGNIHKVETAIEPRFQEHFVSANAIPHATAPFAELSRIVTLPEVAFNTSGGEGRRRRR; encoded by the coding sequence ATGAGCGACGCACTCGTCATATTCACGCCATCGGGCAAGCGCGGGCGCTTTCCGCTGGGCACCCCGGTGCTGACGGCCGCGCGTCAGCTCGGCGTCGATCTCGACAGCGTGTGCGGTGGGCGCGGCATCTGCTCGAAATGCCAGATCACGCCCGGCTACGGTGAATTTCCGAAGCATGGCGTGACGGTGGCCGCCGACGCGCTGACCGAGTGGAACGCGGTCGAGGAACGCTACAAGTCCAAGCGGGGGCTGATCGACGGGCGTCGGTTGGGATGCCAGGCACGCATCGCGGGCGATGTGGTCATCGACGTGCCCCCCGAAAGCCAGCTGCACAAGCAGGTGATCCGCAAGGCCGCCAGCGACCGCGTCATCGCGATGGACCCGGCCACGCGCCTGCTTTACGTCGAGGTCGCCGAACCCGACATGCACGAACCATCGGGCGATTTCGAACGCCTCGCCGCCGCCCTGCGCGAGCAATGGAAGGTCGATGGCGTGCAGATCGACCTCGGCCTGTTGCGGCGCCTTCAGCCGGTGCTGCGAAAGGGCAACTGGTCGGTCACCGTGGCGCTGTTCCGTGACCACAAGGGCCCGCCCCGCATCCTCGACCTGTTCCCCGGTTTTCACGAGGCGGATCTGCACGGCCTTGCCATCGACCTCGGCTCGACCACCATCGCCGCACATCTGGTCAGCCTGACCGACGGCCGGGTTCTGGCTTCGTCGGGCCTGATGAACCCGCAGATCCGGTTCGGCGAGGATCTGATGAGCCGGGTGTCCTATGCAATGATGAACCCGGGCGGCGATGTCGAGATGACGCGCGCGGTGCGCGCCGCGCTCGATCAGCTTGCCGGCGCCCTGGCACAGGAGGCCGGAATATCGGCGGCCTCGATCTATGAGGCGGTGATCGTCTGCAACCCGGTGATGCACCATCTGCTGCTGGGGATCGACCCGGTCGAGCTGGGCCAGGCGCCCTTCGCGCTGGCGACCTCGGGCGCGCTGTCCTTCGCCGCGCGCGATCTGGACCTGTCGAACGTGAACCCGGCGGCACGGGCCTACATGCTGCCCTGCATCGCGGGGCATGTGGGCGCCGATGCCGCCGCCGTCGCCCTGGCGGAAGAACCGCAGAACTCCGACGATCTGGTGCTGATCGTCGATGTCGGCACCAATGCCGAGATCCTGCTGGGAAACCGCAGCCGCGTTCTGGCCTGTTCCTCGCCCACCGGCCCGGCCTTCGAGGGTGCGCAGATTTCCAGCGGGCAGCGCGCCGCGCCCGGTGCCATCGAGCGGCTGGAGATCGACCCGGCCACCAAGGAGCCGCGCTTCCGCATCATCGGCTGCGACCTGTGGTCGGATGCGCCGGGTTTCGCCGCAGCCACGGCATCGACGGGCATCACCGGCATCTGCGGCTCCGGCATCATCGAGGCGGTGGCCGAGATGCGCATGGCCGGGCTGGTGGATGCGGGCGGGCTGATCGGGTCGGCCGAACAGGTCGGCAGCCCCCGCATGATCGCCGAGGGCCGCACCCACAGCTATCTGATCCACGACGGCAGCGCAGACGGCGGGCCGCGCATCACCGTCACGCAGGGCGACATCCGGGCCATCCAGCTTGCCAAGTCGGCGCTCTATGCCGGCGCGCGCCTGCTGATGGACGAGATGGGCGTGGACGGGGTCGACCGCGTGGTTCTGGCCGGGGCCTTCGGCGCGCACATCAGCCCGAAGCACGCGATGGTGCTGGGCATGATTCCCGACGCGCGGCTGGACCGGGTGACAAGCGCGGGCAACGCCGCCGGAACCGGTGCGCGCATCGCGCTGTGCAACGTCGCCGCGCGGGCCGGGATCGAGGCGACCGTGGGCAACATCCACAAGGTCGAGACGGCCATCGAGCCCCGGTTCCAGGAACACTTTGTTTCCGCGAACGCGATCCCCCACGCAACGGCACCATTCGCGGAACTGTCGCGCATCGTCACTCTGCCAGAGGTTGCATTCAACACCAGCGGCGGGGAAGGCCGCCGACGGCGTCGGTAA
- a CDS encoding sigma-70 family RNA polymerase sigma factor — protein MSTEDPIAPLLLRIAEGDRAAFRDIYSATSSKLMGVLFRILASKAEAEDALQEVYTRVWTRAGRYDPAMGKGMSWLIAITRNLAIDRLRARPPAAATHRTGEDEDDGTAALADPGLGAEGNLIARGEARRVVDCMGQLEPDRAGAVRGAYLQGLSYQDLADKYNVPLNTMRTWLRRSLLRLRECLES, from the coding sequence ATGTCCACCGAAGATCCGATCGCGCCGCTGCTGTTGCGCATTGCGGAAGGCGACCGGGCCGCCTTTCGCGACATCTATTCTGCAACCTCGTCGAAACTCATGGGTGTCCTGTTCCGTATCCTTGCTTCGAAAGCGGAAGCGGAGGATGCCTTGCAGGAGGTTTACACACGGGTCTGGACGCGGGCGGGTCGCTATGACCCCGCGATGGGCAAGGGGATGTCCTGGCTGATCGCGATCACCCGCAACCTCGCCATAGACCGCCTGCGTGCCCGTCCTCCGGCGGCGGCCACCCACCGGACCGGCGAGGACGAGGATGACGGCACTGCCGCCCTGGCCGATCCCGGCCTTGGCGCCGAGGGCAACCTGATCGCCCGGGGCGAGGCACGGCGCGTTGTCGATTGCATGGGTCAGCTTGAACCCGACCGCGCGGGCGCCGTGCGCGGCGCCTATCTTCAGGGCCTGAGCTACCAGGACCTTGCCGACAAGTACAATGTGCCGCTGAATACCATGCGGACCTGGCTGCGCCGCAGCCTGCTCCGCCTGCGGGAGTGTCTTGAGTCATGA
- a CDS encoding anti-sigma factor yields MTDTFTRDEEDAALAAEYVLGVLDLPERAAAERRIKTDPVFAGRVTKWEFDLAGMNGGFPEVKAPNLLPQIEARLFGTAETQKAQGAAKARAAGGGWWLRFFGGSAAAGLLAVLVLATLPPPVPPTPVAPAGPVFTATLAAEGQALILAARYEGDTLVLTRTGGDAPPAGQAHELWLIAGDAAPVSLGLIDAPETRRSLPALPEGAVLAVSLEPAGGSTTGAPTGPVLVTGVVVAQDI; encoded by the coding sequence ATGACCGACACCTTTACCCGCGACGAAGAGGATGCGGCCCTCGCCGCCGAATATGTGCTGGGCGTGCTCGACCTGCCCGAACGCGCCGCCGCCGAGCGACGGATCAAGACCGATCCGGTCTTTGCCGGGCGCGTGACGAAATGGGAGTTCGACCTTGCCGGGATGAACGGCGGCTTCCCCGAGGTGAAGGCGCCGAACCTTCTGCCGCAGATCGAGGCGCGGCTGTTCGGCACCGCCGAGACGCAGAAGGCCCAGGGCGCCGCAAAGGCCCGGGCGGCGGGCGGCGGCTGGTGGCTGCGATTCTTTGGCGGTTCGGCCGCCGCAGGCCTGCTGGCCGTCCTGGTGCTGGCCACCCTGCCCCCGCCAGTGCCGCCCACGCCCGTGGCCCCGGCAGGTCCGGTGTTCACGGCAACGCTTGCCGCCGAGGGTCAGGCCCTGATCCTGGCCGCGCGCTACGAAGGCGACACGCTGGTGCTGACCCGGACCGGGGGCGATGCCCCGCCTGCCGGACAGGCGCACGAACTGTGGCTGATCGCCGGGGACGCCGCGCCGGTGTCTCTGGGCCTGATCGACGCGCCCGAGACGCGCCGCAGCCTGCCCGCGCTGCCAGAAGGCGCGGTGCTGGCGGTCAGTCTTGAACCCGCGGGCGGTTCGACCACCGGGGCCCCGACCGGGCCTGTCCTGGTGACCGGCGTCGTCGTTGCACAGGACATCTGA
- a CDS encoding fasciclin domain-containing protein, giving the protein MTLRSSLSALAVVAATSGAALAANPMVGGAPMFEDKNIVENAVNSADHTTLVAAVQAAGLAETLMTPGPFTVFAPTNDAFAALPAGTVETLLKPENKDQLVKILTCHVVPAAAMAADVTKMAADGGGMFTLTTVGGCEFTAMVTDGKVQIRDGAGEVATVTIADVKQSNGVIHVIDRVLLPAM; this is encoded by the coding sequence ATGACGCTACGCTCATCCCTTTCCGCCCTGGCGGTTGTCGCCGCCACATCGGGCGCCGCGCTTGCCGCCAACCCGATGGTCGGCGGCGCGCCGATGTTCGAGGACAAGAACATCGTCGAGAACGCCGTGAACTCGGCCGATCACACGACGCTTGTCGCTGCCGTGCAGGCGGCAGGTCTGGCCGAGACGCTGATGACGCCCGGCCCCTTCACCGTGTTCGCCCCCACCAACGACGCCTTCGCCGCGCTGCCCGCGGGCACCGTCGAGACGCTGCTGAAGCCCGAGAACAAGGATCAGCTGGTGAAGATCCTGACCTGCCACGTGGTGCCCGCCGCCGCGATGGCGGCCGATGTCACCAAGATGGCGGCCGATGGTGGCGGCATGTTCACCCTGACGACGGTGGGCGGCTGCGAATTCACCGCGATGGTGACCGACGGCAAGGTGCAGATCCGCGACGGGGCGGGTGAGGTCGCGACCGTCACCATCGCCGATGTCAAGCAATCGAACGGCGTCATCCATGTGATCGACCGGGTGCTTCTGCCCGCGATGTGA
- a CDS encoding glycine zipper 2TM domain-containing protein has product MKKFLLILPLCALAAAGCTPTTADQRAVLGGIGGAAVGAAVSSPSDRTQGALIGAAVGVAASTLIGPAPTAGQCYYRNSRGERFIAPCQ; this is encoded by the coding sequence ATGAAGAAATTCCTGTTGATCCTGCCGCTCTGCGCCCTCGCAGCCGCGGGCTGCACCCCCACCACCGCCGACCAGCGGGCCGTTCTTGGCGGCATCGGTGGCGCCGCCGTGGGCGCCGCCGTGTCCAGCCCGAGCGACCGCACCCAGGGCGCCCTGATCGGCGCGGCGGTGGGTGTCGCGGCCTCGACGCTGATCGGCCCGGCGCCGACCGCAGGCCAGTGCTACTACCGCAATTCCCGCGGCGAACGCTTCATCGCGCCCTGCCAGTAA
- a CDS encoding RidA family protein — translation MNDDITRFGPGPRMSEGVAYNGILWVAGQVGTPGDPVADQTRQCLAEVDRILAAAGTDKTRILSAQIWLADIADFAAMNAVWDGWVPQGHTPARATGEAKLAAPGYRVEVIVTAALR, via the coding sequence ATGAACGACGATATCACCCGCTTCGGCCCCGGCCCCCGGATGAGCGAGGGCGTGGCCTACAACGGGATACTCTGGGTCGCCGGACAGGTGGGCACGCCAGGCGATCCGGTGGCCGACCAGACCCGGCAGTGCCTGGCCGAGGTGGACCGGATCCTGGCTGCGGCCGGGACCGACAAGACCCGCATCCTGTCGGCGCAGATCTGGCTGGCGGACATCGCGGATTTCGCGGCGATGAACGCGGTCTGGGATGGCTGGGTGCCGCAGGGGCATACCCCGGCCCGCGCCACGGGCGAGGCCAAGCTGGCGGCGCCGGGTTACCGGGTCGAAGTGATCGTGACGGCGGCGCTGCGCTGA
- the hflX gene encoding GTPase HflX has product MLHPDLRAARARRLPEHGLAEAVSLSAALPGLTLAGAEVVRIARAHPGLLFGSGKVEELKARFRDLGVTLVLVDGPVSPVQQRNLEKEWGVKLLDRTGLILEIFADRARTREGVMQVELAALSYQRTRLVRAWTHLERQRGGFGFVGGPGETQIEADRRAIDEQVIKLRRQLDRVVKTRELHRAARRKVPFQVVALVGYTNAGKSTLFNRLTGAEVLAKDMLFATLDPTMRGVRLPSGARIILSDTVGFISDLPTQLVAAFRATLEEVLEADLILHVRDISHPETAEQAADVEDILRSLGVAEGTSRIEVWNKLDLVEGTARAAVLAQAGTAAPVVPVSALTGEGVARLIDLVAAAIDAPRTAADLRLGFAQGKRRAWLHDAGVVTAESEDDDGWTLSVLWTDRQAESFAALPLAG; this is encoded by the coding sequence GTGCTGCATCCCGACCTGCGCGCGGCGCGGGCGCGCCGCCTGCCGGAACACGGGCTGGCCGAGGCCGTGTCCCTGTCCGCAGCGCTTCCCGGCCTGACCCTTGCAGGGGCCGAGGTCGTGCGCATCGCCCGTGCCCATCCCGGCCTGCTGTTCGGTTCCGGCAAGGTCGAGGAACTGAAGGCCCGCTTCCGCGACCTGGGGGTGACGCTGGTGCTGGTGGACGGCCCGGTCAGCCCGGTGCAGCAGCGCAATCTTGAAAAGGAATGGGGCGTCAAGCTTCTGGACCGGACCGGCCTGATCCTGGAAATCTTTGCCGACCGCGCCCGCACGCGCGAGGGCGTGATGCAGGTGGAACTTGCCGCGCTCAGCTACCAGCGCACGCGCCTGGTGCGGGCCTGGACCCACCTGGAACGCCAGCGGGGCGGCTTCGGCTTTGTCGGCGGCCCCGGCGAAACCCAGATCGAGGCCGACCGTCGCGCCATCGACGAACAGGTGATCAAGCTCCGCCGCCAGCTTGACCGGGTGGTCAAGACCCGCGAACTGCACCGCGCGGCCCGGCGCAAGGTGCCGTTTCAGGTGGTGGCCCTGGTGGGCTATACCAACGCGGGCAAGTCGACCCTGTTCAACCGGTTGACCGGGGCCGAGGTTCTGGCCAAGGACATGCTGTTCGCCACGCTTGACCCCACCATGCGGGGCGTCCGGCTGCCGTCCGGGGCGCGGATCATCCTGTCCGACACCGTGGGCTTCATCAGCGACCTGCCGACACAGCTTGTCGCCGCCTTCCGCGCCACGCTGGAAGAGGTGCTCGAGGCCGATCTGATCCTGCATGTGCGCGACATCAGCCACCCCGAGACCGCCGAACAGGCGGCGGATGTCGAGGATATCCTGCGTTCGCTGGGCGTGGCCGAGGGGACGTCCCGGATCGAGGTCTGGAACAAGCTCGACCTCGTCGAGGGAACGGCCCGCGCGGCGGTGCTGGCGCAGGCGGGCACCGCCGCGCCGGTGGTGCCCGTCTCGGCCCTGACCGGCGAGGGGGTGGCCCGGCTGATCGACCTGGTTGCCGCCGCCATCGACGCGCCACGCACGGCGGCGGACCTGCGGCTGGGCTTTGCCCAGGGCAAACGCCGCGCCTGGCTGCATGACGCGGGCGTGGTCACCGCCGAGTCCGAGGATGATGACGGCTGGACGCTCTCGGTCCTCTGGACCGACCGGCAGGCCGAATCCTTCGCCGCCCTGCCTCTGGCGGGCTGA
- the hfq gene encoding RNA chaperone Hfq: protein MAADKQNLQDAFLNHVRKGKVPVTIFLINGVKLQGVITWFDNFCVLLRRDGQSQLVYKHAISTIMPGAPINLYEADD, encoded by the coding sequence ATGGCGGCCGACAAACAGAACCTTCAGGATGCGTTCCTGAACCATGTCCGCAAGGGCAAGGTGCCGGTGACGATATTCCTGATCAACGGGGTTAAACTTCAGGGTGTGATCACCTGGTTCGACAATTTCTGCGTGCTCCTGCGCCGGGATGGACAGTCGCAGCTTGTCTACAAGCATGCGATCTCCACCATCATGCCGGGCGCACCCATCAATCTCTACGAGGCAGACGACTGA
- a CDS encoding TrkH family potassium uptake protein, translating to MLVPAVYGHLHDDHRVARTFLYAGVTIFLLTAMVGVAMAGQRPRNVPRRHLAMLAGAYLLLPLLYAVPFDQAVRDTSFVNAWFEMVSCFTTTGATVYETPGRLSPTLHLWRGLVGWFGGLFVLISVSAILAPMDLGGIEVASGRVPGQGGAARDAPTRLTDPSARLVRQTLVIAPAYAALTLLLWVGLLTAGESALPALMMAMATVSTSGIVAGAGNGLHQSPVGFAGEAMVFLVLLTALTRRSLPGAVRIDLSPGPMSDPEIRLAAAFLVTVPTVLFLRHWAGAWDGDTVNDLGAGARALWGALFTTLSFLTTTGLESADWQAARSWSGLGAPGLILLGLAMIGGGVATTAGGLKLLRVYALIRHGEREMDRLVHPSSVGGGGETARRLRNQGAYAAWIFFMLFALTLTVGVGALALARLPFEPALVLTIAALTTTGPLANLAAETPISIIELSTTAKAILGVLMVLGRVEVLAILALLAPSGWRR from the coding sequence ATGCTGGTCCCTGCGGTCTACGGCCACCTGCATGACGATCACCGCGTGGCCCGCACCTTTCTTTACGCCGGTGTCACGATCTTCCTGCTGACGGCCATGGTCGGGGTCGCCATGGCGGGCCAGCGGCCGCGGAACGTGCCGCGCCGGCATCTGGCGATGCTGGCCGGGGCCTATCTGCTGCTGCCGCTGCTCTATGCCGTGCCCTTCGACCAGGCGGTGCGCGACACCTCGTTTGTCAACGCCTGGTTCGAGATGGTGTCCTGCTTCACCACCACCGGCGCCACGGTCTACGAAACCCCCGGCCGCCTCTCCCCCACGCTGCACCTGTGGCGCGGGCTGGTGGGCTGGTTCGGCGGGCTGTTCGTGCTGATCTCGGTGTCCGCGATCCTGGCGCCGATGGACCTCGGCGGCATCGAGGTGGCATCGGGCCGCGTGCCGGGGCAGGGCGGTGCCGCGCGCGACGCGCCCACGCGCCTGACCGACCCCTCGGCGCGGCTTGTGCGGCAGACGCTGGTCATCGCCCCGGCCTACGCCGCCCTGACCCTGCTGCTCTGGGTCGGGCTGCTGACGGCGGGCGAAAGCGCGCTGCCCGCCCTGATGATGGCGATGGCCACGGTCTCGACCAGCGGCATCGTCGCCGGGGCGGGAAACGGGCTGCACCAGTCGCCCGTCGGCTTTGCGGGCGAGGCGATGGTCTTTCTCGTTCTGCTCACCGCGCTGACCCGGCGCAGCCTGCCCGGCGCCGTGCGGATCGACCTGTCGCCCGGCCCGATGTCCGACCCCGAGATCCGCCTGGCAGCTGCCTTCCTGGTCACCGTGCCCACCGTGCTGTTCCTGCGCCACTGGGCGGGGGCATGGGACGGCGACACCGTCAACGATCTGGGCGCCGGGGCGCGGGCGCTCTGGGGGGCGCTGTTCACCACGCTGTCGTTCCTGACCACCACCGGGCTTGAAAGCGCCGACTGGCAGGCTGCCCGGTCATGGTCGGGCCTCGGCGCGCCGGGGCTGATCCTGCTCGGCCTCGCGATGATCGGGGGGGGCGTGGCCACCACGGCGGGGGGGCTGAAGCTGCTGCGCGTCTACGCCCTGATCCGTCATGGCGAGCGCGAGATGGATCGCCTTGTCCATCCGTCCTCGGTCGGCGGGGGGGGCGAGACGGCGCGGCGCCTGCGCAACCAGGGGGCCTATGCCGCATGGATATTCTTCATGCTCTTCGCCCTGACCCTGACCGTCGGGGTCGGGGCGCTGGCGCTTGCGCGGTTGCCCTTCGAACCCGCGCTGGTGCTGACCATCGCCGCGCTCACCACCACCGGCCCGCTGGCGAACCTTGCCGCCGAGACGCCGATCTCGATCATCGAACTGTCGACCACGGCCAAGGCGATCCTCGGCGTCCTGATGGTGCTGGGCCGGGTCGAGGTGCTGGCGATCCTCGCGCTCCTCGCGCCGTCGGGCTGGCGGCGCTAG